In Streptomyces sp. NBC_01408, one DNA window encodes the following:
- the lipB gene encoding lipoyl(octanoyl) transferase LipB has protein sequence MAELGFVHLGFGPDAVEYTAAWEEQRRVHAARFADETGDTCLLLEHPPVYTAGRRTDPSERPLDGTPVVDVDRGGKITWHGPGQLVGYPIMKLPRPVDVVAHVRRLEDALIRTAAEFGLETTRVEGRSGVWVLGDPVEERPKIGGLSLDFDPRLHDDEFDARLNGPEYAPSNAGQRREDRKLAAIGIRVAKGVTMHGFAINVNPDSTWFDRIIPCGIRDAGVTSLSYELGRDIGIAEVLPVVERHLKDVFEQAELRPRDIEPAVG, from the coding sequence GTGGCTGAGCTTGGATTTGTCCATCTGGGCTTCGGGCCGGATGCCGTCGAGTACACCGCGGCCTGGGAAGAGCAGCGGCGCGTGCACGCCGCGCGGTTCGCGGACGAGACGGGCGACACCTGCCTCCTGCTGGAGCACCCGCCGGTCTACACCGCGGGCCGTCGCACGGACCCCAGCGAGCGCCCGCTCGACGGCACCCCCGTCGTCGACGTGGACCGCGGCGGCAAGATCACCTGGCACGGCCCCGGCCAGCTGGTCGGCTACCCGATCATGAAGCTGCCGCGCCCGGTCGACGTGGTCGCCCACGTGCGGCGCCTGGAGGATGCCCTCATCCGTACGGCGGCCGAGTTCGGCCTGGAGACCACCCGCGTCGAGGGCCGCTCGGGGGTCTGGGTGCTCGGCGACCCGGTGGAGGAGCGCCCGAAGATCGGCGGCCTCTCCCTGGACTTCGACCCGCGGCTGCACGACGACGAGTTCGACGCCCGGCTGAACGGCCCCGAGTACGCCCCGTCCAACGCCGGCCAGCGCCGCGAGGACCGCAAGCTCGCCGCCATCGGCATCCGGGTCGCCAAGGGCGTCACCATGCACGGCTTCGCGATCAACGTGAACCCCGACAGCACCTGGTTCGACCGGATCATCCCCTGTGGCATCCGGGACGCCGGTGTGACCTCGCTCTCGTACGAGCTGGGCCGCGACATCGGCATCGCCGAGGTGCTGCCGGTCGTCGAGCGCCACCTGAAGGACGTATTCGAGCAGGCGGAACTGCGGCCGCGCGACATAGAGCCGGCCGTGGGCTAG
- the lipA gene encoding lipoyl synthase, which yields MSAVAPDGRKMLRLEVRNSQTPIERKPEWIKTRAKMGPEYTKMQALVKGEGLHTVCQEAGCPNIYECWEDREATFLIGGDQCTRRCDFCQIDTGKPEALDRDEPRRVGESVVTMDLNYATITGVARDDLADGGAWLYAETVRQIHQQTAGRESGHTKVELLAPDFNAVPELLEEVFASRPEVFAHNVETVPRIFKRIRPGFRYERSLDVITKARAYGLVTKSNLILGMGEEREEVSQALKDLHEAGCELITITQYLRPSPRHHPVERWVKPAEFVELAKEAEEIGFSGVMSGPLVRSSYRAGRLYQQAMEKRASV from the coding sequence GTGTCCGCAGTCGCACCCGACGGACGCAAGATGCTGCGCCTCGAGGTCCGGAACAGTCAGACCCCCATCGAGCGCAAGCCCGAGTGGATCAAGACCCGGGCGAAGATGGGTCCCGAGTACACCAAGATGCAGGCCCTGGTGAAGGGCGAAGGACTGCACACGGTGTGCCAGGAGGCAGGCTGTCCGAACATCTACGAATGCTGGGAGGACCGCGAGGCCACCTTCCTCATCGGTGGCGACCAGTGCACCCGGCGCTGTGACTTCTGCCAGATCGACACGGGCAAGCCCGAGGCCCTCGACCGCGACGAGCCGCGCCGCGTCGGAGAGTCCGTGGTCACCATGGACCTGAACTACGCCACCATCACCGGCGTCGCCCGCGACGACCTGGCCGACGGCGGTGCCTGGCTGTACGCGGAGACCGTGCGCCAGATCCACCAGCAGACCGCGGGCCGCGAGAGCGGCCACACCAAGGTCGAGCTGCTGGCCCCCGACTTCAACGCGGTCCCGGAGCTGCTGGAGGAGGTCTTCGCCTCCCGCCCCGAGGTCTTCGCGCACAACGTCGAGACGGTGCCGCGGATCTTCAAGCGGATCCGCCCCGGCTTCCGCTACGAGCGCTCGCTGGACGTGATCACCAAGGCCCGTGCGTACGGCCTGGTGACCAAGTCGAACCTGATCCTGGGCATGGGCGAGGAGCGCGAGGAGGTCTCGCAGGCGCTGAAGGACCTGCACGAGGCCGGCTGCGAGCTCATCACCATCACCCAGTACCTGCGTCCCTCGCCGCGGCACCACCCCGTCGAGCGCTGGGTGAAGCCGGCCGAGTTCGTGGAGCTGGCGAAGGAGGCCGAGGAGATCGGCTTCTCCGGTGTGATGTCGGGCCCGCTGGTCCGCTCCTCGTACCGCGCGGGTCGCCTCTACCAGCAGGCGATGGAGAAGCGCGCGAGCGTGTGA
- a CDS encoding DUF4191 domain-containing protein, whose product MARKSNAETAANPGRLKQIALTYKMTRKADPKVGLILAGVGIVTFGVFLAIGFLIGHPVYLGILGFLVAFLAMAIVFGRRAERAAFGQMEGQPGAAAAVLDNVGRGWTTTPAVAMNRSQDIVHRAVGKAGVVLIAEGNPNRVKLLLANEKKKLARIMPDVPVHDFIVGTGEGEVPLKKVRTTLLKLPRVLSGPQITQVNDKLRAMGDLMSNMPLPKGPMPKGMKMPRGGKMR is encoded by the coding sequence ATGGCGAGGAAGTCAAACGCAGAGACTGCTGCGAACCCCGGGCGACTGAAGCAGATCGCCCTCACGTACAAGATGACGCGCAAGGCCGACCCGAAGGTCGGTCTGATTCTCGCGGGCGTGGGAATCGTCACCTTCGGTGTCTTTCTTGCGATCGGCTTCCTGATCGGCCACCCGGTCTACCTGGGCATCCTGGGCTTCCTGGTGGCGTTCCTCGCGATGGCGATCGTCTTCGGACGACGGGCCGAGCGGGCTGCCTTCGGGCAGATGGAGGGGCAGCCGGGCGCGGCCGCGGCCGTACTGGACAACGTGGGACGGGGCTGGACCACCACCCCCGCCGTCGCGATGAACAGGAGCCAGGACATCGTGCACCGGGCCGTCGGCAAGGCCGGCGTGGTGCTGATCGCCGAGGGCAATCCGAACCGCGTGAAGCTCCTGCTCGCGAACGAGAAGAAGAAGCTGGCCCGGATCATGCCGGACGTGCCGGTCCACGACTTCATCGTGGGTACGGGCGAGGGCGAGGTGCCGCTCAAGAAGGTGCGCACCACCCTGCTCAAGCTGCCGCGCGTGCTGTCCGGCCCCCAGATCACCCAGGTGAACGACAAGCTGCGCGCCATGGGCGACCTCATGAGCAACATGCCGCTGCCGAAGGGCCCGATGCCCAAGGGCATGAAGATGCCGCGCGGCGGGAAGATGCGCTGA
- a CDS encoding RDD family protein: protein MDKRQAIGSWLSGPRAAAEDMGIDFGYRGERLGLPQYGPGSVARFGRRLGGVAIDWVGCQVIAYGLITGGNLAATGNWTLGLFVLVSLLTVGTVGFTPGKRIVGLRVLAEDGGRLGFGRVVLRTLLLALLVPALVWDRDGRGLHDRLSRAVQVRI from the coding sequence GTGGACAAGAGGCAAGCAATCGGATCATGGCTCTCCGGCCCCCGCGCGGCCGCCGAGGACATGGGTATCGACTTCGGCTACCGGGGCGAACGGCTGGGCCTGCCGCAGTACGGCCCCGGCTCCGTCGCCCGGTTCGGGCGGCGGCTGGGCGGTGTCGCCATCGACTGGGTCGGCTGCCAGGTGATTGCGTACGGGCTGATCACGGGCGGCAACCTGGCGGCCACGGGCAACTGGACGCTGGGCCTCTTCGTCCTCGTGAGCCTCCTCACCGTGGGCACCGTGGGCTTCACGCCCGGCAAGCGGATCGTCGGGCTCCGGGTACTCGCGGAGGACGGCGGCCGCCTGGGCTTCGGCCGGGTGGTGCTGCGCACCCTGCTGCTGGCCCTGCTCGTCCCGGCGCTGGTCTGGGACCGGGACGGCCGCGGCCTGCACGACAGGCTCTCCCGCGCCGTACAGGTCCGCATCTGA
- the glnA gene encoding type I glutamate--ammonia ligase — translation MFQNADEVKQYIEENDVKFVDVRFCDLPGVMQHFTIPGRAFDPNEELAFDGSSIRGFQAIHESDMALRADISTARLDPFRKDKTLNINFFIHDPITGEAYSRDPRNIAKKAEAYLASTGIADTAYFGPEAEFYVFDSVRFATTANESFYHIDSEAGAWNTGSEENNRGYKVRYKGGYFPVAPVDHFADLRAEISLELDAQGLQVERQHHEVGTGGQAEINYKFNTLLAAADDLMLFKYIVKNVAWRNGKTATFMPKPIFGDNGSGMHVHQSLWANGDPLFYDEAGYAGLSDTARYYIGGILKHAPSLLAFTNPTVNSYHRLVPGFEAPVNMVYSQRNRSAAMRIPITGSNPKAKRVEFRAPDPSSNPYLAFAALLLAGLDGVKNKIEPMEPIDKDLYELSPDEHASVPQVPTSLDAVLKALEEDHEYLLAGGVFTPDLIETWIDYKRTHEIAPIALRPHPHEFELYFDL, via the coding sequence ATGTTCCAGAACGCCGACGAAGTGAAGCAGTACATCGAGGAGAACGACGTCAAGTTCGTCGACGTCCGCTTCTGCGACCTGCCTGGTGTGATGCAGCACTTCACCATCCCGGGGCGCGCGTTCGACCCGAACGAGGAGCTGGCCTTCGACGGCTCCTCGATCCGCGGCTTCCAGGCGATCCACGAGTCCGACATGGCGCTGCGTGCCGACATCAGCACCGCGCGTCTGGACCCGTTCCGCAAGGACAAGACGCTCAACATCAACTTCTTCATCCACGACCCGATCACGGGCGAGGCCTACAGCCGTGACCCGCGCAACATCGCGAAGAAGGCGGAGGCGTACCTGGCCTCCACCGGCATCGCCGACACCGCGTACTTCGGCCCCGAGGCCGAGTTCTACGTGTTCGACAGCGTGCGCTTCGCGACCACGGCGAACGAGAGCTTCTACCACATCGACTCCGAGGCCGGCGCCTGGAACACCGGCTCCGAGGAGAACAACCGTGGTTACAAGGTCCGCTACAAGGGTGGTTACTTCCCCGTAGCCCCGGTCGACCACTTCGCCGACCTGCGCGCCGAGATCTCCCTCGAGCTGGACGCCCAGGGCCTCCAGGTCGAGCGTCAGCACCACGAGGTCGGCACCGGCGGCCAGGCCGAGATCAACTACAAGTTCAACACGCTGCTCGCCGCGGCCGACGACCTGATGCTCTTCAAGTACATCGTGAAGAACGTCGCCTGGCGCAACGGCAAGACCGCGACCTTTATGCCGAAGCCGATCTTCGGTGACAACGGCTCGGGCATGCACGTGCACCAGTCGCTCTGGGCCAACGGCGACCCGCTGTTCTACGACGAGGCCGGCTACGCGGGCCTGTCGGACACCGCCCGCTACTACATCGGCGGCATCCTCAAGCACGCCCCGTCGCTGCTGGCGTTCACCAACCCGACGGTGAACTCCTACCACCGCCTGGTACCGGGCTTCGAGGCGCCGGTCAACATGGTGTACTCGCAGCGCAACCGCTCCGCCGCCATGCGCATCCCGATCACGGGCTCGAACCCGAAGGCCAAGCGCGTCGAGTTCCGCGCGCCGGACCCGTCCTCGAACCCGTACCTCGCCTTCGCGGCGCTGCTGCTCGCGGGCCTCGACGGTGTGAAGAACAAGATCGAGCCGATGGAGCCGATCGACAAGGACCTGTACGAGCTCTCGCCCGACGAGCACGCCAGCGTCCCGCAGGTCCCGACCAGCCTGGACGCGGTCCTCAAGGCCCTGGAGGAGGACCACGAGTACCTCCTGGCCGGCGGTGTCTTCACCCCCGACCTGATCGAGACCTGGATCGACTACAAGCGCACGCACGAGATCGCCCCGATCGCGCTGCGCCCGCACCCGCACGAGTTCGAGCTGTACTTCGACCTCTAG